A segment of the Yersinia rochesterensis genome:
GCTGTTATCGAGACGATATCGTTAACAGCCCTTATTTCATGGAATATAACTCAATTACGCCAGCAGTAATTTTTGTAACTCAGCCAGTGAACTGACTTGATAACGCGGCGCAATATTTTCATCCGCCACAGCGCCATGAATATTAAGCCAGCAAGTATCAATACCTGCATTGATACCACCTTGAATATCCGAATGGAGGTTATCTCCCACCATCAAAATATCTTCTTTCGCCGGGTTATTCATTAAATTGAAAGCATGCTCAAATATCGCAACATCGGGCTTAGCCGCACCCACTTGCTCCGAAATAATCAGCGGAGAAAAGACATCTTTTAACCCGGTGCGTTCCAATCGGATGGTCTGCAATTCGGTGAAACCATTAGTAATGATGCCCATATTTACTTTGCCACTCAAAGCATCGACTAACTCGCGCGCGCCAGGTAACAATGCACAGATATCCGCCATGGCAATTAAAAAATCACTGTTCAGGCGGTTCGCTGTCACGCCGAGCTTCTCGGCCCACATTTCAAAACGGGTACTTTGTAATTCGGCCGCGGATATTTTTCCGTCTTGATAATCAACCCAGAGCGGTTTATTAACCAACTGATAATGGTCGAAATCTTGTGCAGAGAAATCTACATTAAAGCGGGAAAACATGAGCTTTAACCCTTGATAAGCATCAAAGTGAAATAGAGTTTCATCCGCATCGAACAGTATCCATTGGTATTTCATCACGATTATCTCTCTGACATTTGGCATTATTAGGCGCGCTATGGTAGCGAGTATTGAGGCCCAGCTCAAGTTACGCCACCCCCCTAACACATCCTTTTTCTTTCAAATAAGGAGTGCCGCTGATATATCACGGTTGATGGTAATAGTGACATCACCGGTGATTAACGGAGCATCAAACGCGGCTAATATTTTCCGGTTAATCTCAATCAAAGCGTCATCAAGTTTAACTTCCATATCCGCAGTGATATCCACTAATTTCTCACGATCCCAAGAATCACGTGAAATCAGTAATTTCAAGAATGTCGCAATGCTATCAGGTAAATGAGCGGTGATGGCTGCCAGAGATTGCGGATTAATATCTGCCGTAGTCGCTGCCGCGACACTGGCCGTGATAAACAAATCCTTCAATAATTTGGCTAATTCTTGGCTTTCTTTTTTCAGCAGGTTCACACGGTCGGTATCTGTCACCACTTCAACAGCCGCCGACGGTAAACTCAATGTCATTGGAGTTGCACGGCTATCCAAATCGGCATAAACCCATTTACTGTCCAGCGCAAAACGTTGGTATACCCGTTCAAGAAACTTCACTTCTTGAGGTGTAATTGTCCCTTCTACTTGCAGCAGGTGTGCGAGGAAACGCGCAATAACACGACGATTTTCCAACGAGAGTGGTTCCATATTATTCTTCAGAGCCAACAATGTGTTATTTTTTCGTATACCCGGTTGCAGGTAGGCTTTTAAGCGCATACGTTGGCCGGGGCTAAGAAAGCCCCATGCATCAATATGCCGGGTCAATATTATGGATTCAGGTTCGCCGATTCGGCCATCAAACATCACCGCAGCACAAGCCAATTCGACGGTAAGCATAGTGACACGATAGGCATCAAAGGTGGTCGACTCTGTAACCAGCGATTCAATAGGAAACAGTGCAACAGTGTCCTGCAATACCGGTGTGCGATTATCCGCTCTGACATCAGGTTCGATACCCACTTGCAAAGAAGCTAATGCGTAAGTTAATGCCATTACATGGCTGCGCGCCAGGCGCTCTGGTGGTTTGGTGCCACAGGCGGTACTGAGTTGAAGAAACAACTCACCCAAAGTGACCATTAGCAAACCATAACCCACTCGGGTTTTGATATTCTCTAATTCGGTTTTTAATGCCACAGACCATAACGCCACGGGCATTAATAACTGCCCTTCTAATGACATTTTTTTCTTCGGGTTGATGCTGGCAAAACGATTGTAAATATCAAGTTCCTGCTGACATATCTCAAAGATTGCTCGCAGTTTATCGCGATGAGATTTGCACACAGCAACATTGGGTAGATCAGTAATT
Coding sequences within it:
- a CDS encoding TerB N-terminal domain-containing protein, with the protein product MTKKKSTGTGWVILLIVVLGLITGIPREAWIALSAAILCLYLVWQNIRKTKMHAGRPGKPNRQEIAVIPDLGNYQMAPSQLEPEQTTAPDELNKKPSAEPKVKQPDISRGSLARASWLRPGELAVVAGINLPDGMVYIGNKYKSNRTGAEPAFINPSMDVAPEEIDISLPLIDSAPDYSTCSPEARKGYLQWLSEGRKSPNADISYVFLFFYGLEHRILIDAAIDPIAKKELPILESELNRLLNIYGKNNAFNHYAQNLLVYITKVNIDEKLYLSAPPTTREVSTELPLALLVGLGQLALDQKPLPVEWALAWGEADPAINQNISMAHCADIFATLFRQRYQEQYGDGFLLPVNKTKLQIFYRPASTGLMGQEFFRQITDLPNVAVCKSHRDKLRAIFEICQQELDIYNRFASINPKKKMSLEGQLLMPVALWSVALKTELENIKTRVGYGLLMVTLGELFLQLSTACGTKPPERLARSHVMALTYALASLQVGIEPDVRADNRTPVLQDTVALFPIESLVTESTTFDAYRVTMLTVELACAAVMFDGRIGEPESIILTRHIDAWGFLSPGQRMRLKAYLQPGIRKNNTLLALKNNMEPLSLENRRVIARFLAHLLQVEGTITPQEVKFLERVYQRFALDSKWVYADLDSRATPMTLSLPSAAVEVVTDTDRVNLLKKESQELAKLLKDLFITASVAAATTADINPQSLAAITAHLPDSIATFLKLLISRDSWDREKLVDITADMEVKLDDALIEINRKILAAFDAPLITGDVTITINRDISAALLI
- the yjjG gene encoding pyrimidine 5'-nucleotidase is translated as MKYQWILFDADETLFHFDAYQGLKLMFSRFNVDFSAQDFDHYQLVNKPLWVDYQDGKISAAELQSTRFEMWAEKLGVTANRLNSDFLIAMADICALLPGARELVDALSGKVNMGIITNGFTELQTIRLERTGLKDVFSPLIISEQVGAAKPDVAIFEHAFNLMNNPAKEDILMVGDNLHSDIQGGINAGIDTCWLNIHGAVADENIAPRYQVSSLAELQKLLLA